A genome region from Streptomyces sp. NBC_01296 includes the following:
- a CDS encoding PP2C family protein-serine/threonine phosphatase — translation MSEHDGRSAGPPGEYEALLARLRTMEAAAEQIGTRLDETTTCEELAGFLFRNLCDAVAVELRAEHGGLNRVAEAGAVGLLTAPADGSPSVRAMDGGHPLSEWVVLSQGARAHLVSVPLLARDRVYGAVLAVRARGGFSDQEAATIHFTARLAAVHLGHARELAATEDTAMNLQRALVSEPGRPHPNLEMASRYLPVGSRALVGGDWFETVRLHFGRTLLVVGDVMGHGLDAAVDMNAYRSTLRDVASTDLAPHRVLRQLDALVAEDPARRPATCLLVRMDPTRGVADFASAGHLPPAIFGADSSAALVDVPVGPPLGTGVGGYEGVTRAITTEETLLMFTDGLVERRGEDIDVSLARLAGLRLPVGAAVEELVDAVVAGLDARHAEDDVAVLAARIRRRRP, via the coding sequence TTGTCGGAGCATGACGGGAGGTCCGCCGGGCCCCCGGGGGAGTACGAGGCGCTGCTCGCGCGGCTCCGGACGATGGAAGCCGCGGCCGAGCAGATCGGGACGCGTCTCGACGAGACCACCACGTGCGAGGAACTGGCCGGCTTCCTGTTCCGCAACCTGTGCGACGCGGTCGCGGTGGAGCTGCGGGCCGAGCACGGCGGGCTGAACCGGGTGGCCGAGGCCGGGGCCGTGGGACTGCTGACGGCTCCGGCCGACGGGTCGCCCTCCGTACGCGCCATGGACGGCGGACACCCCCTCTCCGAGTGGGTGGTGCTCTCCCAGGGCGCCCGCGCACACCTGGTCTCGGTTCCGCTGCTGGCCCGCGACCGGGTCTACGGCGCGGTGCTCGCCGTACGCGCCCGGGGCGGATTCAGCGACCAGGAGGCGGCGACGATCCACTTCACGGCCCGCCTGGCGGCAGTGCACCTCGGCCATGCCCGGGAGCTGGCCGCCACCGAGGACACCGCGATGAACCTGCAGCGCGCGCTGGTGTCGGAGCCGGGCCGCCCGCACCCGAATCTGGAGATGGCCAGCCGCTATCTGCCGGTGGGCTCCAGGGCCCTGGTGGGCGGGGACTGGTTCGAGACGGTCCGGCTCCACTTCGGCCGCACCCTGCTGGTGGTCGGGGACGTGATGGGCCACGGGCTCGACGCCGCCGTGGACATGAACGCGTACCGCTCCACGCTGCGCGACGTGGCCTCCACGGACCTCGCCCCGCACCGTGTGCTGCGCCAGCTGGACGCCCTGGTCGCCGAGGATCCCGCCCGCCGGCCGGCCACCTGCCTGCTGGTACGGATGGACCCCACGCGCGGCGTCGCGGACTTCGCCAGCGCCGGCCACCTGCCGCCCGCGATCTTCGGCGCGGACAGCTCGGCGGCCCTGGTCGACGTCCCGGTGGGTCCGCCGCTGGGCACCGGGGTCGGCGGCTACGAGGGCGTCACGCGGGCGATCACCACCGAGGAGACCCTGCTGATGTTCACCGACGGGCTGGTGGAACGGCGCGGCGAGGACATCGACGTGTCGCTGGCCCGGCTGGCCGGACTGCGGCTGCCGGTGGGTGCGGCGGTGGAGGAACTGGTGGACGCCGTGGTGGCGGGCCTGGACGCCCGCCACGCCGAGGACGACGTCGCGGTACTCGCGGCCCGCATCCGCCGCCGCAGACCGTGA
- a CDS encoding sensor histidine kinase KdpD codes for MRRGKLRIYLGSAPGVGKTYAMLSEAHRRIERGTDCVVGFLEHHNRPRTEVMLHGLEMTPRREIAYRDSTFTEMDVDALLARRPAVALVDELAHTNVPGSRNAKRWQDVEELLQAGIDVVTTVNIQHLESLGDVVESITGVRQRETVPDEVVRRADQIELVDMSPQALRRRMAHGNIYKPDRVDAALSNYFRPGNLTALRELALLWVADRVDEYLQEYRGEHNIRSTWQARERIVVGLTGGPEGRTLIRRAARLAEKGAGGEVLAVYIAASDGLSSASPKELAAQRTLVEDLGGTFHHVIGDDVPHALLEFARGVNATQIVLGVSRRRPWQYVFGPGVSATVAVESGPDLDVHMVTHDAAARGRSLPVARGARLGRSRLIWGWLTGVVGPALLTLLLHEVVPELGLANDMLLFLTFTVAAALLGGLLPALASAAFGSLLLNYFFTPPLYQLTISDPRNIVAISIFVGVAVSVASVVDLAARRTHQAARLRAESEILSFLAGSILRGEDSLDALLERLRETFAMRSVALLERADELAPWTTAATIGTDPVSRPEDADVDMPIGENMALALSGRVLPAEDRRVLGAFAAQAAVVLDRQRLVDEAGRARELAEGNRIRTALLAAVSHDLRTPLAGIKASVTSLRSDDVEWSEEDRAELLGGIEEGADRLAALIGNLLDMSRLNTGSVVPLIRETDLDEVVPMALGGVPDDSVELDIPETLPMVAVDRGLLERVVANVVENAVKYSPHGRPVHVAASSLLDRVELRVVDRGPGVPDEAKDRIFEPFQRHGDAPRGAGVGLGLAVARGFTEAIGGTLTAEDTPGGGLTMVLTLPTAGDTPPAAPELPASVVT; via the coding sequence ATGAGACGCGGAAAGCTCCGGATCTACCTCGGCTCGGCACCGGGCGTCGGCAAGACGTACGCCATGCTGTCCGAGGCGCACCGCAGGATCGAGCGCGGCACCGACTGCGTCGTCGGCTTCCTCGAGCACCACAACCGGCCGCGTACGGAGGTGATGCTGCACGGCCTCGAGATGACTCCGCGAAGGGAGATCGCCTACCGCGACAGCACGTTCACGGAGATGGACGTGGACGCCCTGCTGGCGCGCCGGCCCGCGGTCGCCCTCGTGGACGAGCTCGCGCACACCAATGTCCCCGGCTCGCGCAACGCGAAGCGCTGGCAGGACGTCGAGGAGCTGCTGCAGGCGGGCATCGACGTCGTCACCACGGTCAACATCCAGCACCTGGAGTCGCTCGGCGACGTGGTGGAGTCCATCACCGGCGTCCGGCAGCGCGAGACCGTTCCCGATGAGGTCGTCCGGCGCGCGGACCAGATCGAGCTCGTCGACATGTCCCCGCAGGCACTGCGCCGGCGGATGGCCCACGGCAACATCTACAAGCCCGACCGGGTCGACGCCGCCCTGTCGAACTACTTCCGACCCGGCAACCTCACCGCGCTGCGCGAGCTCGCGCTGCTGTGGGTGGCCGACCGGGTGGACGAGTACCTCCAGGAGTACCGGGGCGAGCACAACATCCGCTCCACCTGGCAAGCCCGCGAGCGCATCGTCGTGGGCCTCACCGGCGGGCCGGAGGGGCGCACGCTGATCCGGCGGGCCGCCCGGCTCGCGGAGAAGGGCGCGGGCGGTGAGGTCCTCGCCGTCTACATCGCGGCCAGCGACGGCCTCTCCTCGGCCTCCCCCAAGGAACTCGCCGCCCAGCGCACCCTGGTCGAGGACCTCGGCGGCACCTTCCACCACGTCATAGGCGACGACGTCCCGCACGCCCTGCTGGAGTTCGCCCGGGGCGTCAACGCCACGCAGATCGTCCTCGGCGTCAGCCGCCGCCGGCCCTGGCAGTACGTGTTCGGGCCCGGGGTCAGCGCCACGGTGGCCGTGGAGTCGGGCCCCGACCTCGACGTCCACATGGTCACGCACGACGCCGCGGCCCGGGGGCGCAGCCTGCCGGTCGCGCGCGGTGCGCGGCTGGGCCGCTCGCGGCTGATCTGGGGCTGGCTGACGGGCGTCGTCGGCCCGGCGCTGCTGACGCTGCTGCTGCACGAAGTCGTGCCCGAGCTCGGGCTCGCCAACGACATGCTGCTCTTCCTGACGTTCACCGTCGCCGCCGCGCTGCTGGGCGGGCTGCTCCCGGCCCTCGCCTCGGCCGCGTTCGGCTCCCTGCTGCTGAACTACTTCTTCACGCCGCCGCTCTACCAGCTCACGATCTCCGACCCCCGCAACATCGTCGCCATCTCGATCTTCGTCGGGGTTGCGGTGTCGGTGGCCTCCGTCGTGGACCTGGCCGCGCGCCGCACCCACCAGGCCGCCCGGCTGCGCGCGGAGTCCGAGATCCTGTCCTTCCTCGCCGGCAGCATCCTGCGCGGCGAGGACTCGCTCGACGCCCTGCTGGAGCGGCTGCGCGAGACGTTCGCGATGCGGTCCGTGGCCCTGCTGGAGCGCGCCGACGAGCTCGCGCCGTGGACGACGGCCGCCACCATCGGCACCGATCCGGTCAGCCGTCCCGAGGACGCCGACGTGGACATGCCGATCGGGGAGAACATGGCCCTGGCGCTGTCCGGGCGGGTCCTGCCGGCCGAGGACCGGCGGGTGCTCGGTGCGTTCGCCGCGCAGGCAGCCGTCGTACTCGACCGCCAGCGCCTGGTCGACGAGGCGGGCAGGGCCCGTGAACTCGCCGAGGGCAACCGGATCCGCACGGCCCTGCTGGCCGCCGTCAGCCACGACCTGCGCACGCCGCTCGCCGGGATCAAGGCGTCGGTCACCTCGCTCCGTTCCGACGACGTCGAATGGTCCGAGGAGGACAGGGCCGAGCTGCTGGGGGGCATCGAGGAGGGCGCCGACCGGCTGGCCGCGCTGATCGGCAATCTCCTGGACATGTCCCGCCTGAACACGGGCTCGGTCGTTCCGCTGATCCGGGAGACCGACCTCGACGAGGTCGTCCCGATGGCGCTGGGCGGCGTACCGGACGACAGCGTCGAGCTGGACATTCCGGAGACCCTGCCCATGGTCGCGGTCGACCGCGGGCTGCTCGAACGGGTCGTGGCCAACGTGGTCGAGAACGCCGTCAAGTACAGCCCGCACGGCCGGCCCGTGCACGTGGCCGCCAGTTCCCTGCTCGACCGGGTCGAGTTGCGGGTCGTGGACCGCGGCCCGGGGGTGCCGGACGAGGCGAAGGACCGGATCTTCGAGCCGTTCCAGCGGCACGGGGACGCCCCGCGCGGAGCCGGGGTGGGCCTCGGGCTCGCGGTCGCCCGCGGTTTCACGGAGGCCATCGGCGGCACGCTGACCGCGGAGGACACCCCGGGCGGCGGGCTCACGATGGTGCTCACCCTGCCCACGGCCGGGGACACCCCGCCGGCCGCGCCGGAGCTGCCGGCGTCGGTGGTCACGTAA
- a CDS encoding response regulator, which translates to MTRVLVVEDDPQLVRALKINLQARKFDVAEAGDGRSALRLAADRRPDVILLDLGLPDMDGVEVIRSVRGWSRVPILVLSARHTSEEKIRALDAGADDYVTKPFSMDELLARLRAATRRQEDPASPAGPSGITTDGFTVDLAARKVVRGARTVRLTPTEWHLLELLIARPGHLVSQRKLLLEVWGPTYAGHTNYLRVYMAQLRRKLEADPSHPRYLITEPGMGYRFEP; encoded by the coding sequence ATGACCCGGGTGCTCGTGGTGGAGGACGATCCCCAGCTCGTTCGTGCACTGAAGATCAATCTTCAGGCGCGCAAGTTCGACGTGGCAGAGGCCGGTGACGGCCGCTCGGCCCTCCGGCTCGCCGCCGACCGCAGGCCGGACGTCATCCTCCTGGACCTCGGCCTGCCGGACATGGACGGCGTGGAGGTGATCAGGAGCGTACGCGGCTGGAGCCGGGTGCCGATCCTGGTGCTGTCCGCGCGCCACACCTCCGAGGAGAAGATCCGCGCCTTGGACGCCGGCGCGGACGACTACGTGACCAAGCCGTTCAGCATGGACGAGCTGCTGGCCCGCCTGCGGGCCGCGACCCGGCGGCAGGAGGACCCCGCCTCCCCCGCCGGCCCGTCCGGGATCACGACCGACGGGTTCACCGTCGATCTCGCGGCCCGCAAGGTGGTGCGCGGCGCACGCACGGTCCGGCTGACCCCGACCGAATGGCACCTGCTGGAGCTGCTGATCGCCCGTCCCGGTCATCTCGTCTCCCAGCGCAAGCTGCTGCTGGAGGTGTGGGGGCCGACGTACGCCGGGCACACCAACTACCTTCGCGTGTACATGGCCCAGCTGCGGCGCAAGCTGGAAGCGGACCCCTCCCATCCCCGGTACCTGATCACCGAACCGGGGATGGGCTACCGCTTCGAACCCTGA
- a CDS encoding potassium-transporting ATPase subunit C, which produces MNNSVGNTARLIGAGLRALLVLTVLCGVIYPLAVTGIAQVAFGDKANGSEIKDENGQVVGSSLIGQTYNLPKQNPDDPEEAARPDLKWFQPRPSNGLGSNSVNQQYSLILSGATNKSGDNPDLVKLVTDAKDAVIADNSTATYKVRPTDVPADAVTSSGSGLDPNISPQYAKIQVPRVAEQNGLDVKQVEKLVKDNTTGRTLGFMGEPRVNVLELNTALKALTKS; this is translated from the coding sequence ATGAACAACTCTGTCGGCAACACCGCACGGCTCATCGGCGCGGGCCTGCGCGCCCTGCTGGTCCTGACGGTCCTGTGCGGGGTCATCTACCCGCTCGCCGTCACCGGCATCGCCCAGGTCGCGTTCGGCGACAAGGCCAACGGTTCCGAGATCAAGGACGAGAACGGGCAGGTCGTCGGATCGTCCCTCATCGGCCAGACCTACAACCTGCCCAAGCAGAACCCCGACGACCCCGAGGAGGCCGCCAGGCCGGACCTGAAGTGGTTCCAGCCGCGCCCCTCCAACGGCCTCGGCTCCAACAGCGTCAACCAGCAGTACTCCCTGATCCTCTCCGGCGCCACCAACAAGTCCGGCGACAACCCGGATCTGGTCAAGCTGGTCACCGACGCCAAGGACGCCGTGATCGCGGACAACTCCACGGCGACGTACAAGGTCCGGCCCACGGACGTGCCGGCCGATGCCGTCACCTCCTCCGGCTCCGGCCTCGACCCGAACATCTCCCCGCAGTACGCGAAGATCCAGGTCCCCCGGGTCGCGGAGCAGAACGGCCTCGACGTCAAGCAGGTCGAGAAGCTCGTCAAGGACAACACCACCGGCCGCACCCTCGGCTTCATGGGCGAGCCCCGCGTCAACGTCCTGGAGCTGAACACCGCGCTCAAGGCCCTGACCAAGAGCTGA
- the kdpB gene encoding potassium-transporting ATPase subunit KdpB produces MSTITPTRAPHEDLPTGHKAPAGRVGGGLFDPKALLKSFPDAVRKLDPRIMVKSPVMFVVLVGSVVTTVLAVKDPTDWFGWAITAWLWLTTIFANLAEAVAEGRGKAQADTLRKAKTDTVARRLVGTDEERVPGADLRIGDLVVCEAGDIIPGDGDVVEGVASVDESAITGESAPVIRESGGDRSAVTGGTKVLSDRIVVKITTKPGETFIDRMIALVEGAARQKTPNEIALNILLASLTIVFLLAVVTLQPFAIYADAKQSMIVLTALLVCLIPTTIGALLSAIGIAGMDRLVQRNVLAMSGRAVEAAGDVSTLLLDKTGTITLGNRQAAEFVPVKGTTEAELADAAQLSSLADETPEGRSIVVLAKEKYGLRERHQGELAQAEWIAFTAQTRMSGVDVDGRKTRKGAAGSVITWVKEQGGQVAADADLLANRISEAGGTPLLVAVEDEKGARILGVIHLKDVVKEGMRERFDELRRMGIKTIMITGDNPLTAKAIAHEAGVDDFLAEATPEDKMALIKREQAGGKLVAMTGDGTNDAPALAQADVGVAMNTGTSAAKEAGNMVDLDSNPTKLIEIVEIGKQLLITRGALTTFSIANDVAKYFAIIPAMFAVVYPGLDKLNVMGLHSPNSAILSAVIFNALIIIALVPLALKGVQYKPTSADKMLRRNLGIYGLGGLIAPFIGIKIIDLLITLIPGIG; encoded by the coding sequence ATGAGCACCATCACCCCCACCCGTGCTCCGCACGAAGACCTGCCCACCGGGCACAAGGCCCCGGCAGGGCGCGTCGGCGGCGGTCTCTTCGACCCGAAGGCCCTGCTCAAGTCCTTCCCCGACGCGGTGAGGAAGCTCGACCCGCGCATCATGGTCAAATCGCCGGTCATGTTCGTGGTCCTCGTCGGGTCGGTGGTCACCACCGTGCTGGCGGTCAAGGACCCGACGGACTGGTTCGGCTGGGCGATCACGGCATGGCTGTGGCTGACCACGATCTTCGCCAACCTGGCGGAGGCAGTCGCCGAGGGCCGCGGCAAGGCCCAGGCCGACACCCTGCGCAAGGCGAAGACGGACACCGTCGCCCGCCGCCTGGTCGGCACGGACGAGGAACGGGTACCCGGCGCCGACCTGCGGATCGGCGACCTCGTGGTCTGCGAGGCCGGCGACATCATCCCGGGCGACGGTGACGTCGTCGAAGGCGTCGCCTCGGTCGACGAGTCCGCCATCACCGGCGAGTCCGCGCCCGTCATCCGCGAATCGGGCGGCGACCGCTCGGCCGTCACCGGCGGCACGAAGGTCCTTTCGGACCGGATCGTCGTCAAGATCACGACCAAGCCCGGCGAGACCTTCATCGACCGGATGATCGCCCTGGTCGAGGGTGCGGCCCGGCAGAAGACGCCGAACGAGATCGCCCTCAACATCCTGCTCGCGTCCCTCACCATCGTCTTCCTGCTGGCCGTGGTCACCCTGCAGCCGTTCGCGATCTACGCAGACGCCAAGCAGTCGATGATCGTGCTCACCGCTCTGCTCGTGTGCCTCATCCCGACGACCATCGGCGCGCTGCTCTCCGCCATCGGCATCGCCGGCATGGACCGGCTCGTCCAGCGCAACGTCCTCGCGATGTCGGGGCGTGCGGTCGAGGCCGCCGGCGACGTTTCCACGCTGCTGCTCGACAAGACGGGCACGATCACGCTCGGCAACCGCCAGGCCGCCGAGTTCGTCCCGGTCAAGGGAACGACGGAAGCCGAACTGGCCGATGCCGCGCAGCTGTCTTCGCTGGCCGACGAGACCCCCGAGGGCCGCTCCATCGTGGTCCTCGCGAAGGAAAAGTACGGGCTGCGCGAGCGCCACCAGGGCGAGCTCGCCCAGGCCGAGTGGATCGCCTTCACCGCCCAGACCCGCATGTCGGGCGTGGACGTCGACGGCCGCAAGACCCGCAAGGGCGCTGCCGGTTCGGTCATCACCTGGGTCAAGGAGCAGGGCGGCCAGGTCGCGGCCGACGCGGACCTCCTCGCCAACCGGATCTCCGAGGCCGGCGGCACGCCGCTGCTGGTCGCCGTCGAGGACGAGAAGGGCGCCCGGATCCTGGGCGTCATCCACCTCAAGGACGTCGTCAAGGAGGGCATGCGGGAGCGGTTCGACGAACTGCGCCGCATGGGCATCAAGACGATCATGATCACGGGTGACAACCCGCTGACCGCGAAGGCCATCGCGCACGAGGCGGGCGTGGACGACTTCCTCGCCGAGGCCACCCCCGAGGACAAGATGGCCCTCATCAAACGGGAGCAGGCGGGCGGCAAGCTGGTCGCGATGACCGGTGACGGTACGAACGACGCCCCCGCGCTCGCGCAGGCTGACGTCGGCGTGGCGATGAACACCGGCACCTCGGCCGCCAAGGAGGCCGGGAACATGGTGGACCTGGACTCCAACCCCACCAAGCTCATCGAAATCGTCGAGATCGGCAAGCAACTCCTCATCACCCGAGGCGCGCTGACCACGTTCTCCATCGCCAACGACGTCGCGAAGTACTTCGCGATCATCCCGGCCATGTTCGCCGTGGTCTACCCGGGCCTGGACAAGCTCAACGTCATGGGCCTGCACTCGCCGAACTCGGCGATCCTGTCCGCGGTCATCTTCAACGCGCTGATCATCATCGCGCTGGTGCCGCTCGCCCTGAAGGGCGTGCAGTACAAGCCGACCAGCGCCGACAAGATGCTCCGCCGCAACCTCGGGATCTACGGACTCGGCGGCCTGATCGCCCCGTTCATCGGCATCAAGATCATCGACCTGCTCATCACCCTCATCCCCGGAATCGGCTGA
- the kdpA gene encoding potassium-transporting ATPase subunit KdpA, with product MSPVTAGVLQLLALIAALALAYRPLGDYMARVYSSEKHYKPEKWIYKAIGANPSAEMRWPAYLRGVLAFSAVSVLFLYALQRLQGSLPGSLGFVSIDPDQAFNTAASFVANTNWQSYAGEQAMGHVVQTGGLAVQNFVSAAVGMAVAVALVRGFARSRTGELGNFWADLVRGTVRILLPISVIGALILVACGVIQNFAGIHEVGRFLGGTQQWNGGAVASQEVIKELGTNGGGYFNANSAHPFENPTPFSNLFEIFLILVIPFALTRTFGRMVGNLRQGYAILATMATIWLGFTALMMWTEFAHHGPAFDIAGGAMEGKETRFGVAGSSIFAVATTLTSTGAVNSFHSSYTGFGGGIAMLGMQLGEIAPGGVGSGLYGMLIMAIIAVFIAGLMVGRTPEYLGKKIGTRQIKLAACYILITPALVLCFTAAAMALPTPGNSMANPGAHGFSEILYAYTSGANNNGSAFAGLNADTQWFNSTIGIAMLLGRFLPIVFVLALAGSLAEQQPVPETAGTLRTDKPLYAGLLVGTIVIITGLTYFPALALGPLAEGLAS from the coding sequence ATGAGCCCCGTAACCGCTGGTGTGCTGCAGCTGCTCGCGCTCATCGCCGCGCTCGCCCTCGCATACCGTCCGCTCGGCGACTACATGGCCCGCGTCTACTCCTCCGAGAAGCACTACAAGCCGGAGAAATGGATCTACAAGGCCATCGGCGCCAACCCGTCGGCCGAGATGCGCTGGCCCGCGTACCTGCGCGGCGTCCTGGCCTTCTCCGCAGTGAGCGTCCTCTTCCTCTACGCCCTGCAGCGCCTGCAGGGCAGCCTGCCCGGCTCGCTCGGCTTCGTGTCGATCGACCCGGACCAGGCGTTCAACACCGCCGCGTCCTTCGTGGCGAACACCAACTGGCAGTCGTACGCCGGTGAGCAGGCCATGGGCCACGTCGTGCAGACCGGCGGCCTCGCGGTGCAGAACTTCGTCTCGGCAGCGGTGGGCATGGCCGTGGCCGTGGCCCTCGTACGGGGCTTCGCCCGCTCGCGCACCGGCGAACTCGGCAACTTCTGGGCCGACCTGGTGCGCGGCACCGTCCGCATCCTGCTGCCGATCTCGGTGATCGGCGCGCTGATCCTGGTCGCGTGCGGTGTCATCCAGAACTTCGCCGGCATCCACGAGGTCGGCCGGTTCCTGGGTGGCACGCAGCAGTGGAACGGCGGGGCCGTGGCCTCGCAGGAGGTCATCAAGGAGCTGGGCACGAACGGCGGCGGTTACTTCAACGCCAACTCGGCCCACCCCTTCGAGAACCCGACCCCGTTCTCGAACCTCTTCGAGATCTTCCTGATCCTGGTCATCCCGTTCGCGCTGACCCGTACGTTCGGCCGCATGGTCGGCAACCTGCGCCAGGGTTACGCGATCCTCGCCACGATGGCGACGATCTGGCTCGGGTTCACCGCGCTGATGATGTGGACCGAATTCGCCCACCACGGCCCGGCCTTCGACATCGCCGGCGGGGCGATGGAGGGCAAGGAGACCCGTTTCGGCGTCGCCGGCTCGTCGATCTTCGCCGTGGCGACCACGCTGACCTCGACCGGTGCGGTCAACTCCTTCCACTCCTCCTACACCGGCTTCGGCGGCGGTATCGCGATGCTGGGCATGCAGCTCGGCGAGATCGCGCCCGGCGGCGTCGGCTCCGGCCTCTACGGCATGCTGATCATGGCGATCATCGCGGTGTTCATCGCGGGCCTGATGGTCGGGCGGACCCCCGAGTACCTGGGCAAGAAGATCGGCACCCGCCAGATCAAGCTGGCCGCCTGCTACATCCTCATCACCCCGGCGCTGGTGCTCTGCTTCACCGCCGCCGCGATGGCGCTCCCGACGCCCGGCAACTCGATGGCCAACCCGGGTGCGCACGGCTTCTCCGAGATCCTGTACGCCTACACCTCCGGCGCCAACAACAACGGCTCGGCCTTCGCCGGCCTGAACGCCGATACGCAGTGGTTCAACAGCACCATCGGCATCGCCATGCTGCTCGGCCGCTTCCTGCCGATCGTCTTCGTCCTCGCACTGGCCGGCTCGCTCGCGGAGCAGCAGCCCGTGCCGGAGACCGCAGGCACCCTCCGTACCGACAAACCGCTCTACGCGGGCCTGCTCGTCGGGACGATCGTCATCATCACCGGTCTGACCTACTTCCCCGCCCTCGCGCTGGGTCCGCTCGCTGAAGGGCTCGCCTCATGA
- the kdpF gene encoding K(+)-transporting ATPase subunit F produces the protein MTAENIVGLLVAVSLLGYLVLALVYPERF, from the coding sequence GTGACCGCCGAGAACATCGTCGGCCTGCTCGTGGCCGTCTCCCTGCTGGGATACCTCGTCCTCGCCCTTGTGTACCCGGAGAGGTTCTGA
- a CDS encoding DUF4118 domain-containing protein → MSGYRLHDRIALIAALVAPFLVALLLVPVRTGLSATNAALVLVVAVVAVAALGTRAAGALAALSAAAWFDFFLTRPYGRFAITDGDDVRTAVLLLVVGLIVSQLAVRARRLQGAVITGASHLSQLEGAARLAEAGDSPEAVVEHVRRELIGLLNLRGCRFEYGSLIGRLPRLEHDGSLWLGHAAGEREATYWPDRWPEGETELRAVGGGHYYGRFVLEPVPGPLPAQQARRVAVALAAQAGSALDTAGLAHRG, encoded by the coding sequence ATGTCCGGGTACCGACTCCACGACCGCATCGCCCTGATCGCGGCCCTTGTGGCCCCGTTCCTGGTGGCGCTGCTGCTCGTGCCCGTCCGTACGGGTCTTTCGGCGACGAACGCCGCCCTGGTCCTGGTCGTCGCCGTGGTCGCCGTCGCCGCTCTCGGCACCCGGGCGGCCGGAGCCCTCGCCGCGCTGTCGGCCGCCGCCTGGTTCGACTTCTTCCTGACCAGGCCGTACGGGCGCTTCGCCATCACCGACGGGGACGACGTCCGGACGGCCGTCCTCCTGCTGGTCGTCGGCCTGATCGTCTCCCAGCTCGCGGTCCGCGCACGCCGCCTCCAGGGCGCCGTGATCACCGGCGCCTCGCACCTGTCGCAGCTGGAGGGCGCGGCCCGGCTCGCCGAAGCCGGGGACTCCCCCGAAGCCGTCGTCGAGCACGTGCGCCGCGAGCTCATCGGCCTGCTGAACCTGCGCGGCTGCCGCTTCGAGTACGGGTCGCTCATCGGCCGCCTCCCGCGCCTGGAGCACGACGGCAGCCTGTGGCTCGGCCACGCCGCCGGGGAGCGCGAGGCCACGTACTGGCCCGATCGGTGGCCCGAGGGCGAAACCGAGCTGCGCGCCGTCGGCGGCGGGCACTACTACGGCCGCTTCGTCCTCGAGCCGGTCCCGGGTCCCCTGCCCGCGCAGCAGGCCCGCCGGGTCGCCGTCGCCCTCGCCGCGCAGGCCGGCTCCGCCCTGGACACGGCCGGTCTCGCGCACCGCGGCTGA
- the kdpF gene encoding K(+)-transporting ATPase subunit F, with translation MDAENVVGLIIALALLGFLIAALIKPERF, from the coding sequence ATGGACGCTGAGAACGTGGTCGGGCTGATCATCGCCCTCGCTCTGCTCGGCTTTCTCATCGCCGCCCTGATCAAGCCCGAGAGGTTCTGA
- a CDS encoding alpha/beta fold hydrolase, with product MAEHVVDSDGITLCTESFGDPSDPPVLLVMGLGASMLWWEAGFCRLLAEGGRFVIRYDHRDTGRSVTYEPGRPGYTGADLVGDAARVLDAHRIPAAHVVGVSAGGALAQLLALHYADRVLSLVLISTSSAVPGEGKLPPPTEEFMRFVSGAHVDWSDGDSVVDYQVAYARVLAGGRRPFDEAAARSLVRRDVERAHDFSAARNHDSLPDGELSPARLSSIAVPALVIHGTADPMFPLRHGEALAQQIPEGRLLTLQDAGHGVERADWATIVPAILEHTAADRARRVGPSGP from the coding sequence ATGGCTGAGCACGTCGTGGATTCGGACGGCATCACGCTCTGCACCGAGTCCTTCGGCGACCCGTCCGATCCACCCGTCCTGCTCGTGATGGGTCTGGGGGCTTCGATGCTCTGGTGGGAGGCGGGTTTTTGCCGGTTGCTCGCCGAGGGCGGGCGCTTCGTGATCCGTTACGACCACCGCGACACCGGCCGGTCGGTCACCTACGAGCCGGGCCGTCCCGGATACACCGGCGCGGACCTGGTCGGTGACGCCGCCCGCGTGCTCGATGCCCACCGGATCCCGGCCGCGCACGTCGTGGGTGTCTCGGCCGGAGGGGCGCTCGCGCAGCTGCTCGCGCTCCACTACGCCGACCGCGTCCTCTCGCTCGTACTGATCAGCACGTCGTCCGCCGTTCCCGGCGAAGGCAAGCTCCCCCCGCCGACCGAGGAGTTCATGCGATTCGTCTCCGGTGCACACGTCGACTGGTCGGACGGCGACTCGGTGGTCGATTACCAGGTTGCCTACGCGCGCGTGCTCGCCGGCGGTCGGCGCCCGTTCGACGAGGCTGCCGCCCGCAGCCTCGTCCGCCGCGATGTCGAGCGCGCGCACGACTTCAGCGCGGCCCGCAACCACGACTCGCTTCCGGACGGCGAGCTCTCACCGGCGCGCCTGTCCTCGATCGCCGTGCCCGCACTGGTGATCCACGGCACCGCCGACCCGATGTTCCCGCTCCGGCACGGTGAGGCACTCGCGCAACAGATCCCCGAAGGCAGGCTGTTGACGCTGCAGGACGCGGGCCACGGGGTCGAGCGGGCCGACTGGGCGACGATCGTCCCCGCGATCCTCGAACACACCGCCGCGGACCGTGCTCGCCGGGTGGGCCCGAGCGGGCCCTGA